GGCGAGGGACGCGAGATGCTGCGCACCGCGTGGTATCTGACCGCCATTCCAGGGATCGCCATCATCGTGACGGTGCTGTCCCTCAACCTGATCGGCGATGGCTTGAACGACGCCTTCAACCCCCGCCTGCGAGGTTGAGCATGAGCATCGAGAACCCATTGCTCGACGTCCGCGGCCTGGATGTGCAGTTCCGGGGCAGGCGCGGCGCCCATCACGCGGTCAAGCGACTGGACTTCGCGCTGGCCGAGGGCGAGGCCCTGGCCCTGGTGGGCGAGTCGGGCTGCGGCAAGTCCACCACCGCGTTGTCCATCCTGCGCCTGCTGGGCGCCAACGCCCGGATCGGCGGCGAGATCCGGCTGCAGGGCCGGGATATCCTGGGCTTGAGCCTGGCGGCGTTGCGCCGGTTGCGCGGCCGCGACGTGTCGATGATTTTCCAGGAGCCCATGACGTCGCTCAACCCGGTGCACACGGTGGGAGCGCAGATTGGCGAGACCCTGCGGCTGCATCAGGACCTGTCGCGGCAGGCGGCCCGCCGCCGCACGCTGGAGATGCTGGACCTGGTCAAGATACCCGAGCCGCAGCGGCGCATCGACGACTATCCGCACAATCTCTCGGGCGGGCAGCGCCAGCGCGTCATGATCGCCATGGCGGTGGCCTGCCAGCCCAGGCTGCTGATCGCCGACGAGCCCACCACGGCGCTGGACGTGACGGTGCAGGCGCGCATCCTGCAACTGCTGGACCAGTTGCGCCGCGATCTGTCCATGGGGCTGCTGCTCATCACCCATGACCTTGGCGTGGTGTCGCAGTGGGCCGACCGCGTGCTGGTGATGTTCGACGGCGAGAAGGTCGAGGAAGGACTTACCCGACAGGTGTTCGAGCATCCGCGGCATGCTTATGTCCAGGGTTTGCTGGGCGCCTCGCTGCATGCCGGCCGGCAGGCTCACTACCGCCATGGCGCGTTGCCGGAGATCCATCGCGTGGTCGACCGGGAGAGCGGAATGCGCAGCTTCCGCCTGGCGACGCCGCAGCTTCGGTTCGACGAGACCGCGCCGCGCGGGCAGGGCGGCGCGCCCGCCCTTTTGTCCGTGCAAGCGCTGCGCACCAGCTACGCCAGGCGGGATGGCAGCTTGTTTCACGCCGTGGACGGCGTGTCCTTCGAGATCGGGCGCGGGGAAACCCTGGGCCTGGTGGGAGAGTCGGGCTGCGGCAAGTCCACGCTGTCGCGCACGTTGATGCGGCTGGTTCCCGCCGCCTCGGGACGCATCGTGCTCGACGGCGTCGATCTGGCCAGCCTGACGCAGCGCGAGGTCAAGCCGTGGCGCAAGCGCATCCAGATGGTGTTCCAGGACCCCTATGCCTCGTTGAACCCGCGGCGCAATGTGTTCGACACGCTGGACGCGGTGCTGGCGCTGCACGGAGAGAAGGACCGCGCACGCCGCCGCGCGCTCATCGGCCAGACCCTCGAGCGGGTAGGGCTGCCGGCCGCCGCCGCGAACCGCTTCCCGCACGAATTCTCGGGTGGCCAGCGCCAGCGCATCGGCATCGCGCGGGCGTTGATCCTGCGGCCTTCGCTGGTGATCCTGGACGAGCCGGTGTCGGCGCTCGACGTGTCCATCCAGGCGCAGATCCTCAATCTGCTGGCGGAGTTGAAACGGGATTTCGGCCTGTCCTATCTGTTTATCTCGCATGACCTGGCCGTGGTGCGCTACATCGCCGACCGGGTGCTGGTGATGAACGAGGGCAGGATCGTCGAGGAGGGCGACCACGAGCAGATCTGGCGGTCGCCGCGCCACCCCTACACGCAAAGCCTGATTGCCGCCGTGCCGCGGCCCTTGCCCGAGGTGGCCGTGGCGGTCGCCTGAGCCGGTTGCGTCGCCGGCCCGGGAGCCGGCCTTATTCCAAGGATGACCCATGACCCGTATTTCCCCAACTTCCGCCGGCTCGCCGGTGCGCGCCGCGGTTGACGTCGGCGGCACGTTCACCGACATCGTTCTCGAGCACGGCGAGCGGCGCTGGTCCGCGAAGCTGCTGACCACGCCCGATGCGCCGGAAAACGCGGTGCTGCAAGGCATCGACGAACTGCTCGCGCGGGCCGGGCTGGCATGGCCGCGCGTAGACTTGCTCATTCTGGGCACGACCCTGGCCACCAACGCGCTGATCGAGCGCAAGGGCGCCCGGACCGCGCTGTTGACCACCGAGGGTTTCCGCGACCTGGTCGAGATCGGGTTGGAAGACCGCTTCGCCCAGTACGACATCTTCCTGGACAAGCCGCAGCCGCTCGTGCCGCGCCACTGGCGCCATGGCGTGGCCGAGCGCGTCGACGCGAGGGGCCGCGTGCTGACGCCGCTCGACGAGGCGCAGGTTGCCGGATTGGCGCGAACCCTGGTGGCCGCCGGCGTCGAAAGCGTTGCCGTGTGCTTCCTGCACAGCTATGCCTTTCCTGAGCATGAGCGCCGCGTGCGCGAGCTGCTGCGCCAGCACGCGCCGCAACTATGGGTATCGCTGTCTTCGGATGTCTGCGCCGAAATCCGCGAATTCCCGCGGCTGTCCACCACCTCGGCCAATGCCTACGTGCAGCCGCTGGTCTCCGGCTACCTGCGCCGGCTCGACGCCGCGGCGCGCGGGCGCGGGCTGCGTGCCGAGCCTTTCCTGATGACTTCCGGCGGCGCCATCGCCACCTTGCGGACCGGCATCGAGGAACCCGTCCGGCTGGTCGAGTCGGGGCCGGCGGGCGGCGCCATCCTGGCCCAGCACGTCGCCCGGCAGCTTGGCGCCGCGCGCGCATTGTCCTTCGACATGGGCGGCACCACCGCCAAGATCTGCTACATCGACGACTACGAGCCCGAGGTCAGCCGCAGCTTCGAGTTCGGCCGCGTGCACCGCCATCTCAAGGGGTCGGGCCTGCCCATCCGCATTCCCGTCATCGAGATGGTGGAGATCGGCGCGGGCGGCGGCTCCATCGCTCGCGTCAACCATCTCGGCGTCATCCAGGTCGGGCCGGACAGCGCCGGTTCCGTGCCCGGCCCCGCCGCCTACGGCAACGGCGGCGACCTGCCCACGGTGACCGACGCGCACGCCCTGATCGGCGCCATCGACCCGGCCCGCTTCGCCGTGGGCAAGGTCGACCTGCAGCCCGCGCTGGCGCGCCGCGCGATCGCCGCAGGCTTGGCCGAGCCCGCCGGACTGGACGAGGCGCAGGCCGCGCAGGCCATCATCGAGGTCGTCACCGAGAACATGGCCAACGCGGCGCGCGTGCATGCCTCGGAACTGGGCAAGACCGCCGAAGAGCACACCCTGATCGCCTTCGGCGGCGCGGCTCCGCTGCACGCGGCCAACCTGGCGCGCAAATTGGGCATCGCCACCGTGGTCGTCCCCGAGTCGGCCGGCGTGGGTTCCGCCGTGGGCTTTCTCTGGGCGCCCGTGGCTTACCAGGCCGTGCGCAGTTTCCACCAGCCGCTGGCGGGCGTGGACCTGGCCGCCGTGCAGCGCCTGCTCGATGCGCTCACCGCCGACGTGGACGCCGTGGTGCGCCGCGCCGCGCCCGCGGCCGCGCTGGCGCACAAGCGCCAGGTCTACATGCGTTACGCCGGACAGGGCCACGAAATCGCCGTCGACTTGCCCGAAGGACCATTCGACGCGGCCGCGGCGGCGGCGCTGGGCGAGCGCTTCGCCGCGCGCTACGCGCAGATCTATGGCCGCAGCCTGCCGCACATCGCCGCCGAGGCGGTGAGCTGGTCCGTCTCGGCACAGGCCGGTGAACCCCGCCAGGCCCCGCCCGATGCGGTAGCAGACGGCGCCGCCACGCCGGCCGCCGCGGCGGGCCGGCGCGCGCTCTATCACCTGGAGCAGGGCGCCTGGACCGAGGTTCCCGTCTTCGAGCGCGCGACCCTGGCGCCCGAACATCTGGTGCGTGGACCGGCTCTGATCGTCGAGGACGAGACCACCACTTTCGTGCCGGCGGGCTTCGAGGCGCGGCGCAGCCGCCTGGGCTCGCTGGTGCTCGCCGACACGCTTGCCGACGCGTGGACGGGCGCTTCGTCCGTCACCGCCGCCCGGAACGAATACCCGGAGGAGACCGCAGCATGAGCGCGCCGGGCCGCCCCAAGCGCGAATCCTCCCCCGGGGAGGAAGTCGCGCAGCGACAGGAGGGCACACCAATTAACGCGCCGGGCCGCCCCAAGCGCGAATCCTCCCTCGGGGAGGAGGTCGCGCAGCGACAGGAGGGTAATCCAGTGATCCATCCCGCATCCACCGTGTCCGCCGCCCGCGAGCGCATCCGCTTGCAGCTTGCCTGGAACCGTCTGCTATCCGTCGTGGAAGAGCAGGCCCAGGTGCTGATACGCTCGGCCTTCGGCACGTCCACCCGCGAGGCCGGCGACCTGTCGGCCGGCCTGTTCCTGCCCGACGGCCGCATGATCGCCCAGGCGGTCACTGGCACGCCCGGCCATGTCAACTCCATGGCCGAATCGGTCAAGCACTTCCTGAAGGCGTTTCCGGCCGAGCGCCTGCGCGACGGCGATGTGCTGCTCACCAACGATCCCTGGAAAGCCACCGGCCATCTCTTCGACATGACCATGGTGACGCCGGTGTTCCATGGCGGGCGGCTGGTGGCGCTGTTCGCCTCGACGCTGCATGTGATCGACATCGGCGGCATCGGCAGCAGCGTCGACGGCATGGAGATCTACCACGAAGGCCTGTTCCTGCCCATCCTACGCTTTATTCACGCGCACGAGGTCGACGCGGGTGTGCTGGACATCATCCGAGCCAACGTACGCGACCCTGAGCAGGTCGAGGGCGACCTGTTCGCGCTGGTGGCCTGCAACGAGATCGGCGGGCGCCGCCTGAGGGGCCTGCTGGCTGAGTTCCAGTTCGACGACCTGAAGGCGCTGGGCGACTATATCGTCGACCAATCGCTGCGGGCGATGCGCGCAGCCCTCGCGCAGTGGCCGCAGGGCACCTGGCGCAACACGCTGGTCATCGACGGCTACGATGCCCCCATCACCCTGCAGGTCGCCGTGACCCTGGGCGCGGACCGCATACGCGTGGACTTCGCCGGCACCTCGCCCCACGTCTCGCGCGGCATCAACGTGGTCAAGGCCTACACGGACGCCTACACCTCGTTCGGCATCCGCTGCCTGATCGGCTCGGACGTGCCCAACAATGCCGGCTCGCTGTCGATTATCGAGGTCGAGGCGCCGGGAGGCTCCATCCTCAACGCGCCGCATCCGGCCGCGGTCAATGCGCGCCACATCGTGGGCCAGTTGTTGCCCGACGCCGTCTTCGGCGCGCTGCGCCAGGCGCGTCCCGACCGGGTGCCGGCCGAGGGTTCGTCCTCCCTGTGGAACATCCATCTGGTGGGTGGCCAGGCGCTGGCCGGAGCAACGCCCGGGGAAACCGCGAGCCTGCTGCGCGGCGCGCGCTTCAACGCCACCAGTTTCTCGACCGGCGGAACCGGCGCGCGGCCCGGCAAGGACGGTCTTTCGGTCACGTCCTATCCCAGCGGCGTGCGCAACGTCTCGCTGGAGATCCTGGAAACCGCCAACCCGCTGGTCTTCGAGCGCAAGGAATACCGACCCGACTCAGGCGGCGCGGGCGAGGTGCGCGGCGGCCTGGGACAGACCGTCGTCGTGCGCCATGCCGACCCGCGGGCCGGCATGATCGTCGCCGCCGCGTTCGACCGCGTGGACAACCCAGCTCGTGGGGCGCTGGGGGGACTGCCCGGCGCGCCGGGCCGCCTGCTGCTGGGTTCGGGCAGGCCCCTGCGCGCTAAGGGCCGCCAGCTCGTGCCCGCCGGCGACAGCCTGGTGGTGCAGACGCCGGGCGGGGGCGGCCTGGGCGATCCTGTCCGGCGCGATCCCGCCTTGATCGAACGCGACCTGCGCCACGGCCTGGTCGATCCGGAGCAAGCCAGGGCGGTCTACGGCCGCGCCGCCGCGGATCGCCCGGCCTGAACAACCCGTTTTCCCCTTGCAAATCAAGTCGAACCTCATGATGAAACTCGATCGCCGGACATTCCTTCTGACCCATCTCAGCGGCGCCCTGCTGGCCGCGTCTCCGCTTGTGCGCGCCCAGGCGTCCTCACCTGTCCGCGGCGGCACGCTGACCTTGCTGCTGCCGTCGGAGCCCACTGCCCTGGTCACCATCGGCAACGTGGCCACGTCCATACTCAGCGTCAGCGCCAAGGTCACCGAGGGCCTGCTCAAGTACGACTACGACTTGAATCCGCAGCCGCAGTTGGCCACCGCGTGGAGCATCAGCCCCGACGGGCTGCGCTACACGTTCACGCTGCGCCAGGGCGTGAAGTGGCACGACGGCAAGCCGTTCACCTCGGCCGACGTGGCTTATTCCATCGGTCTGCTGAAGCGCATCCATCCGCGCGGCCGCAACACCTATGCCAATGTGCTCGGCATCGACACGCCGGACGACCATACCGTGGTGCTGCGCCTGTCCAAGCCCGCGCCCTACCTGATCCGCGCCTTCGTCGCCACCGAGTCGCCCATCGTGCCCAAGCACGTCTACGACAACGGCGGCGATCCGCTGGCCAATCCGAACAACAACGCCCCCATCGGCACCGGACCCTTCCTTTTCAAGGAGTGGGTGCGCGGCAGCCATATTGTCTACGCGCGCAATCCTGATTATTGGGACGCGCCCAAGCCATACATCGGCCAACTCATCGTTCGTGTCGTGACCGACCAGGCCGCGGCGGCCAACGACCTGGAAACCGGCGCCGTCGACCTGGGCTACCGCACGCCCGTGCCGCTGTCCGACCTCGACCGCCTGAAGAAGGTCAGGACGCTGCGCTTCGAGACCAAGGGAAACAGCTATTCCTTCAACGTGACGCGGCTGGAATTCAACCTGGACGATCCTTACTTCAAGGACTTCAAGGTGCGCCAGGCGGTGGCCCATGCCGTCGACCGCAACGTCATCCTGAAAGTGGTGAACTTCGGGTACGGGACGATCAGCTACTCGCCCATCGCCCCTGGCCTGAAAACCTACAACGATCCGACGCCCACGCCGTATCCCTACGACTTGAAACGCGCGAACGCCCTGCTCGACGAGGCAGGCTACAAGCGGGGCGCCGACGGCGTGCGTTTCAAAGTGCCGCTCGACGTCAATCCCATCGCGTCGGACGGCGCGCGCCTGGCTGATTACCTGCGCATCACCTTGGCGCGCGTGGGCATTGCCGTCACCGTGCGCGCGCAAGACCCGGCGGGGTTCATCAAGCGCATCTACACGGATCGCGATTTCTCCTTCACCACGAATGGCGCCAGCAACC
This genomic interval from Bordetella genomosp. 10 contains the following:
- a CDS encoding ABC transporter ATP-binding protein translates to MSIENPLLDVRGLDVQFRGRRGAHHAVKRLDFALAEGEALALVGESGCGKSTTALSILRLLGANARIGGEIRLQGRDILGLSLAALRRLRGRDVSMIFQEPMTSLNPVHTVGAQIGETLRLHQDLSRQAARRRTLEMLDLVKIPEPQRRIDDYPHNLSGGQRQRVMIAMAVACQPRLLIADEPTTALDVTVQARILQLLDQLRRDLSMGLLLITHDLGVVSQWADRVLVMFDGEKVEEGLTRQVFEHPRHAYVQGLLGASLHAGRQAHYRHGALPEIHRVVDRESGMRSFRLATPQLRFDETAPRGQGGAPALLSVQALRTSYARRDGSLFHAVDGVSFEIGRGETLGLVGESGCGKSTLSRTLMRLVPAASGRIVLDGVDLASLTQREVKPWRKRIQMVFQDPYASLNPRRNVFDTLDAVLALHGEKDRARRRALIGQTLERVGLPAAAANRFPHEFSGGQRQRIGIARALILRPSLVILDEPVSALDVSIQAQILNLLAELKRDFGLSYLFISHDLAVVRYIADRVLVMNEGRIVEEGDHEQIWRSPRHPYTQSLIAAVPRPLPEVAVAVA
- a CDS encoding hydantoinase/oxoprolinase family protein, which gives rise to MTRISPTSAGSPVRAAVDVGGTFTDIVLEHGERRWSAKLLTTPDAPENAVLQGIDELLARAGLAWPRVDLLILGTTLATNALIERKGARTALLTTEGFRDLVEIGLEDRFAQYDIFLDKPQPLVPRHWRHGVAERVDARGRVLTPLDEAQVAGLARTLVAAGVESVAVCFLHSYAFPEHERRVRELLRQHAPQLWVSLSSDVCAEIREFPRLSTTSANAYVQPLVSGYLRRLDAAARGRGLRAEPFLMTSGGAIATLRTGIEEPVRLVESGPAGGAILAQHVARQLGAARALSFDMGGTTAKICYIDDYEPEVSRSFEFGRVHRHLKGSGLPIRIPVIEMVEIGAGGGSIARVNHLGVIQVGPDSAGSVPGPAAYGNGGDLPTVTDAHALIGAIDPARFAVGKVDLQPALARRAIAAGLAEPAGLDEAQAAQAIIEVVTENMANAARVHASELGKTAEEHTLIAFGGAAPLHAANLARKLGIATVVVPESAGVGSAVGFLWAPVAYQAVRSFHQPLAGVDLAAVQRLLDALTADVDAVVRRAAPAAALAHKRQVYMRYAGQGHEIAVDLPEGPFDAAAAAALGERFAARYAQIYGRSLPHIAAEAVSWSVSAQAGEPRQAPPDAVADGAATPAAAAGRRALYHLEQGAWTEVPVFERATLAPEHLVRGPALIVEDETTTFVPAGFEARRSRLGSLVLADTLADAWTGASSVTAARNEYPEETAA
- a CDS encoding hydantoinase B/oxoprolinase family protein, with product MIHPASTVSAARERIRLQLAWNRLLSVVEEQAQVLIRSAFGTSTREAGDLSAGLFLPDGRMIAQAVTGTPGHVNSMAESVKHFLKAFPAERLRDGDVLLTNDPWKATGHLFDMTMVTPVFHGGRLVALFASTLHVIDIGGIGSSVDGMEIYHEGLFLPILRFIHAHEVDAGVLDIIRANVRDPEQVEGDLFALVACNEIGGRRLRGLLAEFQFDDLKALGDYIVDQSLRAMRAALAQWPQGTWRNTLVIDGYDAPITLQVAVTLGADRIRVDFAGTSPHVSRGINVVKAYTDAYTSFGIRCLIGSDVPNNAGSLSIIEVEAPGGSILNAPHPAAVNARHIVGQLLPDAVFGALRQARPDRVPAEGSSSLWNIHLVGGQALAGATPGETASLLRGARFNATSFSTGGTGARPGKDGLSVTSYPSGVRNVSLEILETANPLVFERKEYRPDSGGAGEVRGGLGQTVVVRHADPRAGMIVAAAFDRVDNPARGALGGLPGAPGRLLLGSGRPLRAKGRQLVPAGDSLVVQTPGGGGLGDPVRRDPALIERDLRHGLVDPEQARAVYGRAAADRPA
- a CDS encoding ABC transporter substrate-binding protein, whose amino-acid sequence is MMKLDRRTFLLTHLSGALLAASPLVRAQASSPVRGGTLTLLLPSEPTALVTIGNVATSILSVSAKVTEGLLKYDYDLNPQPQLATAWSISPDGLRYTFTLRQGVKWHDGKPFTSADVAYSIGLLKRIHPRGRNTYANVLGIDTPDDHTVVLRLSKPAPYLIRAFVATESPIVPKHVYDNGGDPLANPNNNAPIGTGPFLFKEWVRGSHIVYARNPDYWDAPKPYIGQLIVRVVTDQAAAANDLETGAVDLGYRTPVPLSDLDRLKKVRTLRFETKGNSYSFNVTRLEFNLDDPYFKDFKVRQAVAHAVDRNVILKVVNFGYGTISYSPIAPGLKTYNDPTPTPYPYDLKRANALLDEAGYKRGADGVRFKVPLDVNPIASDGARLADYLRITLARVGIAVTVRAQDPAGFIKRIYTDRDFSFTTNGASNLFDPTVGVQRLYWSKNFIKGVPFSNGTHYNNPQVDRLLEDAAVENDPAKRVQLFKEFQQIVAREIPDLNLYQPEFITIANQRVHDHSLTADGVESNLADVYLDKA